In the genome of Arctopsyche grandis isolate Sample6627 chromosome 13, ASM5162203v2, whole genome shotgun sequence, the window ttcatttctatttgtatattttttttctcactGTACTgcattcttttttatattttattctgtatgtgtgccaatttaaataaaataaaataaaataagatctgtaaaggcaaatgttcgtgttctatgaaataaaatcaaaataaatcaaaagaaaTTCCTCAACACGAAAACTGAACAGTCCTAATACCCATTGTTGCTGAAAGCAAATGATTTAACCAAAATAGGCTATAAAAATCGATGATGACCACatttaaaagttcaaaatttaatttctgaTAAAACCAAAGGGCTGTCCTaacttcccttcaatacttCAAAGATGTATTTGGAAATAGCAACAATCCTTCTAGAAGATAGTGGGTCGAATAGATGTATAGGTGCAACATACCCTAGGAAAAAAAAACCCACAAATTTAATTTCTATCAAAGCGCATTTATAACTTTTCAAAATGGCATCACATTACTAAGTTAAAAATTGAGAGATCGGTGCTcatcgaccactggtttactatcGCTGATCACCTAATCTcccgttcgcgccaaaaaggcctcgacgtataAACAAGCaatatacaacaaccaataagatctcgcgacCCATCAACCAATGACCTCTCTATGTTTAGAGTACCcgctgggtataaatattagacGGCATTGATCTGTTCTTCACTtggagctggcaggccgacggatcGAGAACAATTTATTACCTCTACAACTACAACTGGGTCTTTCACTCTGATCTCGGGAACCGCTCTatacgtccacgctacaatatcatcatttttactaaaaacataattttcttCGTCAAAACAAAGACTTTCATTGAGATTTTATTAAGTTGTGAATAAAATAGTCTTTGAAAAATCACTACAACAGATTATTTGCTAATGACTTGTCTGCCGATTTGCTTATAGACAAATCTAAACGTGAATGGTCACCTTAAAAGTAGGGTGGAGCATCTTCGATCATCACTTTATGGGACAATTTTCTGACCAAAATATGAAGACATATGGCATGTATCTGCACAGTAAGTTAAGGAACATATATGGCAGtttttattaacatattttttaccaaattaaaataaataaatgtgaatattatttaaatgaaacgtTTCTGCTTAATAAGTTGCATGAGTTGTGttcttacatataatatttgctgTATATTCCTTGAATGCTTAATTATTACTAAGCGCAGCAATGTGAACTATGCTAGAGAATTTCCCGTATTCTCAACATTTTCTTTAGTGTGCAAAGTTTATGGAAAATCTACAACCCACGAACATCGCATTTGTATATTTCAGAATATAAACAAATCATTAATATACTATATTCGTTGTTTAACCAAAAATTGAGTAAAAAATACCTACCTACCCACCTGCATATAAACAATGTAATGTTCAGAGACTTATTTCCCTagaagaaacattggtagcatagtatatgcagagaaatgtaatattatagaagtggctttaggtgttactatattgttgtcaagtgacggttgtccacagacaatcctaaataattttagcatcagtcgtatttgacgcttggtgttcgacgtatgtccgataaaaacttctctgtttgtttatattactcgcaagatgggcaagcatcgctAAAAAtcgcacaatacattcaaaaacacacaataaacaacatgggatacatttttagaagtaaattgatccgattgtattccgtgcgatgtagcgtatttatagagacgtaccgcgtaaaattgattcgtaagggcccctctattcttattacatctctctgagtacatatatgtatatatagaagttttttgttgatctgttattatgttcgtattatattcgttaGTTTTGTTGTTATATCCAGTGTTTTAACTAtgacatatgttcatacatacgttgaatcgaaacgactattattgtatattattgtacggtgagcgttatcttacacagaggCACACGGAATACCgctttagtatatacatatatatgatatatactcGTTTATTTAGATGCATTTCAAATGTAATTGTGTTTGCATTTCATATTTCGTCTCACGCTCGAGCCTGATGTAATTCCGTTGAAAGCATTTTAACCGATTCAGAAAGCATTTTCAGTGATTTATCGATGTCATTTGTAccctaacaaaaataatattttcgtttTTCACCCTCCCCATTTCGTTTCGTATTTGTTCCGGTTTATCGCAGATAACAATGCCGTTTTCTCGTTCATTTCGAGATAGCATCAACGTTATACTTTGACGTATACGCTATTTCATCCGTAGAATTgtcatgtataataataattcttccggaagtacatatgtacgtgtgttatatataatacaacagAAGCGCATGATACGTATAGGTACAGAcaaaagctttttttatttcatttttcattttttttattatcttcgcAATAGTAGGAAAATGTGTGCGAAAGTAAGGTGGCGAAGTGTGCGCACTTTTTCAAAGGGAAAATTCTGGTGCTTCATACATTTATTAGTAGATGGAAGATTAAGTTGGGGAATAGTTGCCGGATCGGGATGTTTTAATGCCACCCGGAGAGATGTTGGAGAAACCAAAAGTAATTCCGTTCTATCGGCATCACTATCCGAAAGCGAGGGTGGAAAAacgggggagggggagggcaGTGCGCTTCTTATTTCCACAAAGAAAagcctttataaatatttgaacgaaCCACCTTGGCCTCTCTATATCCGCCTACCTTATTACCCATAGCCGATTTTGCCACACAAACCCACCCGTTCCCCAAATAGATAAATTGTCACCACTTGACCCAATACCAATCTGAATTATGATATGCCTCTACATACTGACGATCAATAATATATAGACAGCGGAAAATAGatgccaaaatatatacatatatacacacaaaaatGATGTTGGGATATGTACTAAGGATCTCAAAAGATTGTATCTAGAAAATATTCAGTGTAATGCTCAGGGGACGACATCCAATTTAGAAGACTTTAAGGAGACAGACGGCACTGAAATAACCCAAGATATTTTCACATGAAAGACTATTTCAAAGATACAACTAAAGATAAGAAGTAAATACGTATGTCTAGTTTGGTATACTTCaactacatatctacataaaagCTGAGTAcaaccgtttttttttcagttgaTACGTCTCAACTttgtacacgtatgtatgtatgtggtttaatactgtaggatattaatataaatgattataattgaTGCATAATGAATGAGAGTaatgccgaacagttggtacaTATGTGTGCTAGTATTGACAGTTGGCACCCCAGAATGCGGGTGAACGCTGATTGGTCGGCAGTATCGCAGTGTCAGCGATATGGCTGTACTCGGTAaatggactattcgtcacattggggtggtcacaaagacaatttttgccatgaaaatcgcgaatacacaatatttggcactcaagttctcgttactatgatagttatcgttagtatgatggacttttcggctgccagatgttccgttatagagattttagtgactttgtgacgagtaatttgtgaccagtaatcaccgaaccggctGTACTCATATACGAACAATAAAAGACTTGCCCTAAAGTCACCTATCATTTCTTCACTCCACGATCCTCCCTTACAGAATTTCCACAATACTATTGTAATGAATTCAAATCAAAACTCACCTTGAAAAGTTGGTTGCAAACTGGTTGTAGATGAACACTTTGTGGTGGAACGGTCTGGCCAGCCCCTTATTCGCCAATCTAATCAAGTCCGTTTTGTTTCTTGGGAAACGAACCCTATCGTCCAACTCATACGTGGGCACCACATAAGCACACAAGCCCTTACAGTGCACTGTCCTCAAAAAGGAATCCAGAGAATCCGTCAAACCAGCACTAGGAATGATGTCCACATCGGTCAGAAACACGTACGAGCTCTGACAGTTGCGTCTGGCCAAGTTCCTCAAATGATTCTGGGGGTACGGATGCTTCAGCCTCCACTTGACTGTTTCGGGAAAGCGGTGCTTCAGCAGCTTCGTCAGAGAACCTTCTGGAGTACTGCAGTCTAATATTGAAAGGTCGGGTATTGCCAAGCCGAAATGTGCCGGCCGCTCAGCAGGCACGGCCAAATGGAACGAGATCCTATTACGTACTACTGGATAGCACTTTCTTAAAAAACTTATGTAGTACTTGAGCAGTGCCAGTTCTTCTCCGGCCGCGAAGACCGCTGCTGAAATCGCTCCAGTCCATTGGTGAGCCACCTGCGCCAACATAGACAGCCTCTCCAAGGACCCTTGAGTGGCTAAGCACACTTTGTACTGCTCCGAGAGCATGGTGAACTGGTCACCCACTATGGAAAAGTCAAACATTTTGTAGGAATGGGATGAGTCCCATCTCCCCAAGTCTAGATTCACATCGCTGAAGGCTGAATCCTCAGTTTGGTTGGAGACGCGCTGGTCGTAGACGTCCACGCAAGGAGATTGTATCAAAACGGTCGGCACCGGTTGCTTCGACTTCTGAATTTTTTGGGGAGATGGAGCTACAGGTGGTTCTGGGGCAATTTGAGGTACTAGGGGATGACCGTGATTGCAATCAGTATTGTGCAACAACCGAACAGTCAAGTAAATGTTCGATAACGTCAACACTAAGACACTCGCTAGACTCAAGTTCCAAAGGCGACACCAGCCAACCTAAAACAAGTTAAATCGACCATTACAATGGATATTTTGacattgaatttaaattgaagGTAAACGTCAAAATATTTCATACTACGCATGCGCACATTGAATTCAACATGTGAtgttaaaaatgataaaaatcagacgtaaaaatagaaagcgaagtaagaagaggctagtaaaaaattcCCGAAAGCAATCGATGAACTTCCAAAGTTCAATATGacgtaaaatgatattttttattaacttcaAATGAATTATTCAGATTGAAATATCGATTATTTATGATAACTCAGTGCGTAATGTAACTATGGCACATTTTTGACAACACCATATCTTTTCAGAGACTTAGCAACCCCCGAACAAAATCAATCCCATACTGCGCTGAAGAACTCCTCAAAACGTACCTTCAAATTCAACTACTGTGTAACTAAAATTATACTAAAacaaattgaatataattttgtgTAAAAGATTCAACTTCCATCATTGAAAATGAGACATCTTTAAACAACAAACATGAGAATTAATTTTGAcattccaaacctaacctccaAAAGTATTATCTAAGAATCTAACCTTCGAAGCATTATTTTAGCATAACCTAACATCCTAACGTGACCTTCAGGAGCATTATGTAGACGTCCCTAACGTAAACAGTGCTATTACACATATTTTGACatcataatatacaatataaatataaaatctaatgACAGTTAACATTAGTAGTGTTGCTACAATAGcctaatattattaaaactttATAATTTACTTTTGTATTATGAAGCTAAGGCggcaaacacatacatactattACTAATTAGCTCCATAGTTTAAAACTGTCATCAATTAATGATTCAATATTGAAATCACCACTtctgtatacatgtatatatgtacatacatacgtatgaaatGAACTGAAGCCGATGTACTGTGTTTATTCATGCGACTTGTGAATAAGTCAACACATAACCTCAAAGGGTAAGTTACCTGCGTCATCTGTTTCGAGGACGAAGGCGGCTCTCAGGCCTCCGGCGAAGGACCAAAATCGCAAAAATGCGTCTCACAGCATCATTCGCCACCCGAGATCATCGACAAAGGACCAAAACACAGCGGACACGGATAGATAAACACACGAACGGACACGACTTTTGACAACGCGACGTCATCGGCGGACGGCCACCGGAAGCGCGGTCTGTTTTCCGCGAGCTTTTCCGCTGGAAAAACCCACAGAGCGCGAGTCGACACACCAGCAGGGTTTTCACTGATATATTTCGCGTGTCGAATTGTCGAAAACCAGCCGGCTGTAGGTATCGGAGGGAAAGCAATGGTGGCCGCGCATGGCCCTTGGGTTTTATGCGCGCGCCGCTTGGGGGACCTGTGGAAACGTGCTACCCTCCTTGAATATCTAATGCTAAGGGCATCCCTATACCCTTGCAAGGACGATACTGTTGTCGAACGTTTGAATATTTCAGTGGTACGTGCGCTGATTAAATTTTTCTCTCGAGCGCTCCTCAGCTGTCTCTCTAGAACTTCATGGCCGCCATTTCCATGCTCTTGGAAACTAAAAGTTGTGCAAAACTTTGATTCGATAGATTTTTactcacatattttattttattttattgtcacaaatcaatacacactcgccattacatatttgctccaatgcgacgggtttacgtacataaacaatcagaaatcagaaatacagtaatacatacatatacaatcagaatatatagaatataacaattaatcagaaataataatcatagtgacatctatggatttcagattactgtgtataattaatacaaattatacacaggcagatttttgtgacaacaggattagatttaataccaattttcaggaaccgtttcagcaatgatcagataaaattggcaaactctgatagagaaacgatcgatttggagtcacaaaacccccaaatctaaccagcagtggcgaggacacgaacctatgacctcagtgatgctaaatatatacgctatcactaagccaaactgctggctatatgacaACACTTTCACTGCATACTGAAACAGAGACATTATGCACAACTTGATacaacatacatttatttaaataagcatatattttacaaatctgcatttgtgtatattatgtatatacctatatacaatttcaaatgtCAATGCTATTAGATacactaataaaaaccttgtaaaaattttttttttcggccCAGGTGGGTCTCGAACCCGTGAGCCTCCCACCGATAACTCGAACTTAGGATTATCACGAATTTGAGGTTTCACTATAagctaataatatataatatatataataaaaatccttcctacctactatgtcaccactatttgaaatttgatggatgtacaataaaaatttatgtacaattcatagatgtctcgttaatttgcgagttttttcagtgtctcgcaattcaacgacttataataaaaaaatgctgcatttgtatttgtaattggccaggaaggcgcattgggattttcctgtaaggccttcctggtatatatgtaaaaataaaaaataaaaatatgctctTTTTGTGCATTTCTACCTATATATACTACtcgttgttttacccggcttcgctcagtgtttgtaatataaacagcttaaacatggcgaatctaatagtaaaatattcatttattaaatttatttgaattgaaaaaaatataatattcaaccaattaaattgtcgtcatagaaactttgttttgtttacgaagttcgcAACCAAAGATAATTACATATGATAACTGGCTTActttgataaaataaacgaatttttgttatgaatccacaagaatagtcgaaatatgatttttctaagtggaattttatttaattctcatataaagataatttaatatattatccctattaattcaattcggattcgtgtaaatacgagtaaacactagtaagagctttttgttcgaaattttaccgatttaaagttcaccacacatccaattaacccttttaaacgaaatcaaaaaatagtgtggccagaacactatcctaataaacatgtttcaatagaaaatactcaatataatatagtattaacagtggggaaaaatcccaagtgaaaatacgtaattttgacttttgatttgaactggacgactacttagagagatttgaaagctgaaaagtactacaaataaaatataaaatacccgactgtagattccaatattcattttgaacaggaaattaacagattttgagaaatcaaccgaacaacaccaagatatagaaaaatcacgcgatttaaaaaacacatatctccgaatctcgagccaatcaacactttttattaccagattcgtgttcactgggcattgatctataagaaaagtcatatctcgtctctgaaacattttaaaagtcgtcatttgtcgaacagtgttataggTAGAACATTCTTCGATTtaagttttgaaaaattatttaatcatatacatataaattttgaattgtattcgaataacgctgagcaacaaaaaatcacgtttttacttaCTGGAGCGGATAATAAtgaatctttactaaatttaacccactgaattcgagtattccatttgtttttgttggtttcttctcgtTTGTCAGATATGACCGTTTAAAAATTTAGTCAGACGAAAAAGCGAAAGCAGCttgatatgaggcttgtaataaaaaaatgctcaatttttacagatttttggcttttgcagtctttaactcaaaatttagtattgctgtgccagaAGTGAggattgaaatcaatagtcagatgttttttatattgtttgtgatttttatcgctttaaaattaattatctagcgaattttaaaagtcaaaaatatatattctttttACACATTTATGCGAATGCGAAGGCGAAGTGCGAACACAAGTGCACGAAtgcatatactacatacatataaggccaATAATACTTCAAAAAATTCAGAATATGAGATGTAAACGTATATAATTGCGATATTAGAATtaatttgtacaaaattttagattaaatagAAACAGAAGAAATATTTTATGGGGAGgtgttatttataaaaaaaaaacgtttcaaatacaattaataaattacacATTTACCTCTCGTTTAGATGCAGCCTCGTTATATTTGGATGTATCCATAATATTAATCTGtgataacattaaataaatataaaattcaaagatAGTGCTGCATTCATTATACACTCAATATGCGATTATAACCTTAAAATAATCACTAACCACACGTCCGTAGTGCATTCACGCGGATACTGATTCTTTATGGCAAATTTTACCagataattgtatgtataaacacatgtgtaataaaaaatatgatagtATAGTATGTGCAAACTCAGTCAATCTAATTAGTAACATATGCAGACCATCCATCATCCATTATCTGtaattttatctaattttatgCGACTTAACAAATTCACATATGATTTAGCAATATGCAATATGGAAATTTTTAAACGCTTTCACTCTAATAAacaacatatgaatatatttacctatacataccgtgcgcggacttttggccgaatggacacttggccgacggacgtTTTGTCGAACGCACATTAGGCCGACGGGCTATTCGGACATTTGACGGATTGTGTATCGAAACTATTCAAAACTCACTAAAaaaacagatacattattcagaaatcacctgGACCTtattataggtttttgagctctttttcctattatgctgtagattaacattagaataatataatactatgattactaaccaaattaaattaaattgtaaattagaaaatgatcagtagatcagtagctattcaaatagatataagatgtattgtgaacataatttcgtaataataaaaagcatttaaaaatcaaaatcaacctGGACCTCattgatatttgatatttttgataaatttaaacaattaaaaattccaTCCGACGGCCTAGTGTccatcggccaagtgtccattcagcCAATAGtccgttttaaattatttcttttaaataatatatttagtgTTTTGAAGAAGAACGAGAGTTATTTTAAACAATGCTTACTGATTACAAATTATGCatcgtatattatattgtatcgaATCGTTAAATTCATTGAAGTAATCGATTTCATTATACTTGCTATGTACAACGTTTGATTTGGCCATAATTATCATAATTAGCTATTGTGCCTAGGTATCGCCGATTATGAAAAAGCCTTCAACACAACAagtcataatgcagtatttaaccacttaatcgccacgcgtttttagaaactgttattatataggtacatatgtatatgtgtttagtGTCAACctttgacactacctcttgaatatatcacaaactaacgaaaaatattgactttttttcaattgtatttGTATCACAGGATATTCTTAGATGTCGCTGTAAAGAAacgaaaattaatttcgagccatagccttaaatatgaaggagcgcgcaccggtgcgcttatggtgATAAAGTGGTTAACGCTGTACATATAAACACAAGGaatgccggaaccctatgtgggactgttcactgcaatataatataagaaagcCACAGctttggttaaaaaaaatttagatacACATAGATTTATCATAGGAAAAAGAGTAAAAAAAGGAGACACCATCTCTCCCAAGTTATTCAAATTGATACTTGAGGGCGCTTTCgagaacttggaatgggacgcagcaggagtaagcatcaatggtcatTTGAGTagtcttcggttcgcagacgattaAGTACTAATAGCTTACAATCCAGATGACTTACTTAGCAGACTAACTAAATATtagcgtagataagaccaaactcatattcatatgcacttggacgaatgaatgccgtgtttaaatcaaaaatgttactttacctgaagaaaaagatattcgattaatgtgttttgctagtgatgacgtgtggatgtgaaacttgaacgccaagatgctatacaaaaagtccaatgcactcaaagaagtatgaaatgccgtatgcttggcataacgaggaaagaccggaagtggaatacgtgggtgagaggAATGACAAGGGTAgaggatatagtggatagagtggaGAGTTTTTAATAGCAATGGGTCGGCCAcgtgactagaagaatggacgaaaggtagacaaaatGCAAAAGgtttaaccgcttagctgcccaaagcgccttaaggcgcaaacagccgtatctattatacgctcagcgcgtcggctggtCGTCTAAGCGGTTAAAGAAGgacgggtagacgaaattagaaaaatgtgtgcggtgacatggatgagagttgcgcaagaCAGAGACaagtagaagcgtgttggagaggccttcatccagtagtggataaTGAAAGAttataatgataatgatgatgacataAGCAGTGACGTCCAGAGACTATGTACCACTCTTGGTCAGAGTTCAAAAAGCCGCCCTCTTAAGAAACAAggttgaaacaatttttttttcattattataacattataGATGGATATTTTGAATAGCTTTTTAAATCCTAATTTTATTCAGAATCACAAAGCACTTTCGAGGAAAACAAAGATTTGTATGCTTAAAAGACTCAAACAACGAGGTTGTTGGATTAGAAGTAATCATGAATTTAGAATTTCTTGTCTTCTGTCTTTGTCAGTCGTGTAATCTTGACAATTTTTTTGAGAAACTGAAATAATTAAACACTTGTTGAAAATTATCCTATAAATAGTTTTTACAAATTGCACTTTGACCCTCAAAAATGTGTTGTCGTATGTCAGTAgtctgtaatatattatatttacatgtaataatatatacatatgtacttatacaataaattttagACATCTGTTAACTATGTTTAAAGAATCAAAAGGGATATATTaacgaattaaaatatttatatgtattcatttattgtaatataaatgaaaaatacattttttactcCGAGTCTTCCCGACAACttgtttgaaaacaaaaatgcaTCAaagatttgaaataaataatatttacagcGGTAAGACAAAATAgcgtaaatcaaaataaaaaaaacattattttatgtatgtaatataaaatatgtacgtgatgaaaactgttttattttccaaatttataaaaacttaTTGAATAAAACCATTACGGATAATTATCTAAGGATTCACTTTACAATAAGAAAACgttgatata includes:
- the LOC143920752 gene encoding beta-1,4-glucuronyltransferase 1-like — protein: MTQVGWCRLWNLSLASVLVLTLSNIYLTVRLLHNTDCNHGHPLVPQIAPEPPVAPSPQKIQKSKQPVPTVLIQSPCVDVYDQRVSNQTEDSAFSDVNLDLGRWDSSHSYKMFDFSIVGDQFTMLSEQYKVCLATQGSLERLSMLAQVAHQWTGAISAAVFAAGEELALLKYYISFLRKCYPVVRNRISFHLAVPAERPAHFGLAIPDLSILDCSTPEGSLTKLLKHRFPETVKWRLKHPYPQNHLRNLARRNCQSSYVFLTDVDIIPSAGLTDSLDSFLRTVHCKGLCAYVVPTYELDDRVRFPRNKTDLIRLANKGLARPFHHKVFIYNQFATNFSRWQQTGGPGGTAESPETHISHNVTNFEFLYEPFYVAPDTVPQHDERFLGYGYTRNTQVRLNCFTSQISTLNIVSIEYIWNTKTYPLLDQ